The genome window GGAACCAATCTTTCCGAAGGAAGAGGGACCACGAGGCCGTTTGAAACGTTCGGAGCGCCTTACATCAACGAACAAAACGATAGAATCCGCAAAGCTCTGGAAGAATCACAAAATGAAAGTTGCACCTTGCGTCCGTTGAAATTCATACCGACTTTTCACAAACACAAGGATGAAATCTGCGGCGGATTTCAGATCTTGTTGAAGAAGCCCGAAAAATTTCACAGCCTTTTCTTTTCTCTTAAGTTGATCCGCATGTTGAGGGAAGAATATCCGAACGACTTCGCATACAGAGAGGGAGCGTACGAATTTCGATCCGATCGACCCGCGATCGAATTGCTCGTCGGCGATCGCTTTTTGTTGAATTACCTTTCGGGAAAAGATTCGGATTCCGTTGTATTCGAATATTTGAGAGAACAGGAACGGGGTTGGAAACGGAAGTGTAAGGAAGTTTTGTAAGATTCTTAGCGAAAGATGAATGTATCTTATCGAAGAAAAGAGAGGATTCCCCGATTCGACGCCGACCAATAGTCATCGAGTTTGCAGTAACCAAACGTTTTCGATCGCCTGACATTTTCCTTTCAATCCTCCGATCACTTCTTTGCTTACGATCAGATTTAGATCATATTTTTCATTATAGTGTCGATTGACTTCCTCGTTGCTGATGGAAAACGGCGGTCCCTCCATCGAGTTCTGATCATACTCGTAACAAATCAACAGTTGAGGAGCAGAGTCGGTCAGGTCGAATATATGATTTGTATAGCGATTTCGCATCTCTTCCGGCAAGGCAACGAGGGCCGCTCTATCATAGATGGCTTGTACTGAACCGAGCCATTTCTTCGATAAGAGAAAAACGTCGCCTACAAAGATGTCGATATTGTCTGCACTATAATGTTCTAGGGCGCCCATCTTTGTTATTTTCGGTATCAATCCAAGTTGGGAAAATAATTGATCGATAGCGATTTTGCTCAGTTCAATCCCCGCCACTCGATATCCTTTGGATAGAAGCCAGGAAATATCCAAGGTTTTACCGCATAAAGGCACGAATATGCGTGCGCCTTCGGGTAGAGAAAGCTTTTCAAAATGTTCAACTAACAACGGGTTCGCTTCTTTTTCGTGAAATGCGATCTCATTTTTTCCCCAACGTTGGTGCCAGAAATTTGCTTCCATAAAAACCTCTCTAGATTGATTTACTCGCGTTTTTGATTTTCATTCTTCGAGACACACTGCCTGCAAACGAGTCATTCTGAATATTGAAGGATTCCTAAAGAATGAATTACGGAATCGTGTTCATTTTGCAGAAAGACTTATTCGCAAAAGATTGAGAATCGCCGTGAAATCGAAACTAAGATGTCGATTCGTGCTTGTTATGACAACTCGATAAATTATTATTTTGAAATTCGAATTGCTCCTCGGATCGGTAATCCTGAAATTGTAAGACAATCATGAACGTAAAAAATCATTCTTTATCTTTTAGCCGATCGATTCTTATGATCGATAGCGGCGCCGCATTGATTGCCGGTCTTGTTCTTCTTTTTATTCCGATTCCATTTGCGACTTGGTATTCGCTTACAGATGAAGTTTTTCTTTTTACCGGGATCGTCAATCTTGTATATGGATTCTATTCGGGAACCTTGGTTTTAATGCTTGTCTTAAGGATTCCCTTTAAGAAATTCTTAATCGATCTTTTGATAACAGCCAATTTTTCATGGGCAATGGTCTGCATTGGAATCATCGTTTGGAATTGGTCCGTTATCAATGGATTCGGAATCGCCCATATGGGATTTGAAGGTTGTTTTGTCGTCCTCTTAGCGATGTTTGAATTTTATTTTGTACGTCCATTGGCGATTTGATGGAATGACTACCGCATTTCTTAAGCTGCAAATCCGGATTGAAGATCGTTTTGAATTTTGGGAGAAGTATTGATTTTGCTCCGAGTTCTTTGATGTTTCGATTCGGGCTTTCATACTTTTCATCTATATTCCGATACATTCCGGAATGATGTATGTGTTGAAATTCGCGATTCTGCAATCGACTTTGAGATTTTTATACAACTCTCGTATAAACGTCTAATGCCGTTTAAACTTTAAAAGAATCGGTCTATTTGTAGGAAAGACGATTCAAAAACGCGATAACACTCGTAAAGTAATACCCTGATTTATACGAATGTCGCCTAAATCAGAGATAATTCTTTCAACCAAGGCAGATCTTTACTCATCTAAAAATATACGACAGTCGCCTAAATCAGAGATAATTCTTTCAACCAAGACGGATCTTTACTCATCTAAAAATATACGAATGTCGCCTAAACGCCGCGAGGAACGACAACTTGCACATCGGAAAAAAACACTTTCAAAAAGCGGAAGGTAGCGTTCTTATAAATTCTCGATCGAGAGAATCTGTTTGTCTTCCTTATGAGAAACGGTCACTTCCAGTTTTAATCCGCTTTTGCCTCCGGTCCTTCTGAAAATTCTTTCCCAAAAATTTTCGGAGGATTTGATTTTACAATCAGGGGGAAGAGAGTCGATCGTAACGTCGCTCGCTCGAAATCGTGCAAACTCGATTTTACCCGGATGAATTGTTCTTTCCGGAACTTCCCAGATTGCGTCGATGCAATTCAATCCTTCTTTACCGCTTAAGAAAATCGTAAACTTCCATGTCGGATCTGGAAAACGGATTTCCGTCTCGGTCTCATTCTTCATAAAAAGAAAGAAGGTAGGAAAGCCGTCCTTGCCGTCGCGGCTTGATTTTATATACAAAGTCGAAGCTTCCATTCTAACTTTAGATGAGGAAGATTGAATCGTAAACGCGCTCGGGTTCATCGTTCTCGCGACCATTCCGATCACCAAAACGACCAAAACCAAATTCAAGATAAAGATTAAACGAACTCTGGAAAATCTTCCCCCGCCGGATTGTTTTCTGCTTTCTTCCAAGAATTTTCTGAATTCTTCCGGAGAACGTGAATGATACCCACCGCCCATGTCAGATTCCTCCCTTGAGTAGTTTACGGATTCCGGACGCGGTTGGAAAGCCTTTTGATTTCTTAGCGGCCTTTGTCAGCAAAGAAAACGAAAGTTGAACCGCTTCGGAAATGGAAAACCCCCTGGAACCGTAAAACGCAAGAATTCCCGCAAGAAGATCGCCCGTTCCCATCACGGCGAGTTTCGGCTCGGGTTTTTCCCAAAGCCAAACCGTCCCGTTCGATTCGATCAAAAAGGAAGAATGCCGTTTCCACAAAAGATTCACGTCGTAGTTCCGCGCATATTCTTTTGCAAGGGAAAGTCCGTGCGAAATCGATTCTATCTTGGCTCCTAAGAGTTGTTCCAACTCTCCCGTATGCGGGGTTATTAAAACGTTTTCGTGTATTCGAATATTCTTATATGCTAAAATCGCTCCCGCATCCAATACGCAGAATTTTTCCTCGGGCAATAAAAGCTTGGGACATTCTTCCGTTTTTAAGCCAGGTCCCAAAAGTA of Leptospira sanjuanensis contains these proteins:
- the tmpT gene encoding thiopurine S-methyltransferase → MEANFWHQRWGKNEIAFHEKEANPLLVEHFEKLSLPEGARIFVPLCGKTLDISWLLSKGYRVAGIELSKIAIDQLFSQLGLIPKITKMGALEHYSADNIDIFVGDVFLLSKKWLGSVQAIYDRAALVALPEEMRNRYTNHIFDLTDSAPQLLICYEYDQNSMEGPPFSISNEEVNRHYNEKYDLNLIVSKEVIGGLKGKCQAIENVWLLQTR